The genomic DNA CACAATGCTCCTATTCAAAATTAATATTGTGATTTAAATCATtcaattaattttcaatttaaacgTGATATTTCAAAGGGGTTTttataaatcataattaaatattctaataaaaaataaaatatatttaaaatttaaaaaaaataataataaattgtattaattggtattctcaatttttttaaattttaaattttatttaaaaattttacaaaaattctaaaaaaaattatcgtAGAGACGTAGACTGACCCTGTCGTCTTCATTGTTTCTGTAAGACCGTTCAATACCAAATTGATGAATATAAATGCATAGGCTTTTTCTATTTATGGATACTTCAACCCAcgattatttaatttaaatattttcattaAATTCAACATCAGCGTATATCTAAGATCGAATTGTAACATCCATTTTATCTTTATTAGGTCTTAACCGTTACCGTTACGTCATGACTGTAGGAGCACCAGAATTGCCTTTTCATAATTACCACAAGTGATCTTGATACCATGGATCAAGTAGTCTGAGATGGTGTTAAGCACATGAATCCAGGAATTCAAGTATGAAAGGACAATGTTTATCCGGAATAAGGGACAGTATCTTTTATCTTCACCGATGAAACTCTATAATACTAAGATTTCACCGCCGGCAAGGGGGGCGACCGTCGATGTCGTCCCCCACTGGATCAGCCCCTGCATGGATTGTTGCACTTCAAACCTATCCAATGTGTGGGGCTTTAGTTGATGAATTCATTGCATGGTATAGTTAGATTAGAAGTTCAAATTAGAACTTCAAAAAATTCACCTTCTCGGAAAATGTGTATGGAGTAAGCTTCAACAACATTGAGATATGCTTTGAGGGCTGGAGTCAGCTGAAGCCCTCGTCAAGCTCAGTCGAAGAAGGAGCTATGTAGATTATGGTGGGCTTAACTGCTCTCGGCCCTCACCGAGTGACGGAGTTCCaatcatgtatatatatatagtcatctTATTAACCTTGATGCCGGTAGACGGCCAACAATTCAATTCCTTTCTGACTCTCGACTCTCTCTTTCTTCTGATTTGATCAATTTATCATTCCAGATTTAGATCTCAAAACCCCTGCTCAATTGCTCTCCAGTGCTCTCCCTCTCCGCCTCTCACCTCTCACCTCTCACCTCTCACCTCTCACCTCTCTTTCCCTTTGACGTCGaattgaattttttattattaaatatatttattatgtcTTCATCCCTTCTTGTTATTATCCGCCCCTGCTTTCTTCAGGTATGCCTGACCCAGCCCTAGCAGCAGTTGCAATTAATCAGAAACTGTCCTTTAGAAGAAAGTGGATGCATGTACGTACCTAACTAAAACTATAAAAAGCTTAGGCATCTGATAGTGTTTTATCAGAGGACAAAACAGAGTTGTCCATTTGTCAGAGAGAAGATGCAATGCAGTAAAGTTATCACATTTGCTAATCAAAGATAGGTGaattatcaaatatatatatatatatatatatatatatatatatatatataaactcatATAGGGATATATACTTAGATTTTCCATTAATGAAAAAAACACACATGTAAAATAGACTACATGGTATATTGACGTAGAAAAAATTATTGAATATGTTAATTTGCATATGAATATCATAATCAATCTTCTAAAACGATTTGATAAAAGAATGCTAGAAAATAAGTAAACAAACTCAATATTCTGAAAGAAGAAGACGGAAAATATTCTTAATTAATCAATGAAAACAGTCTCAAAATAACTAAACAaacatttaaataaatcaaaattttaacttgtaaaaaataaaaatacccttaaactctaatcctaaaattactaaatataTGAACAAAAATATTTAGAGCCTCTAAAaagattctaaattatatatttttattagaaATATAGTCTGTTCCATCTAGTAATAAATATAGATCTCTAAACAAATTTCGATTTGACGCATTGATTATCTAAGTCAAAGTTATAAACTACTTTTGGAAAACTTCCTCAGTTGTCCACATCAGATACTAACCTTTAATATTTTCCCTATTACAATAATCTCCGTATGAAAATTAAGTTATTAAAGGAGTCACTGAAGTTGAATTATTAAGTTAGATTATAAGTCACAATATGGGTCTTCTATGTACTAGAGATAATTTGTACTCTATGTGATAAATTTTATATGACTTGAATGACATTATATATCTTCAAAATTAATGGGATATGTTTTACGAAATATAAACATAAAATAAACGAAACTTGAATATAGTGAAAGTACCATTTCAGGATGATTCTTCTTGCTAATGAAAAATGTGGTgatctataaaaaaaatctaattttataGGGGCCAAGTCCTATATTTAATGATGGATCCAATTCTACTATCAATCCATCATTGATCAAAGATTCAAACCCgtgaatatattaattaaatcacTTTATCGAGTTTGATACAATATAACATAATCCAATATGCTATTAAATTAACATGTAAATCCACCAATTCagaaattaaatccaacggtACATCGGTAAAAAGttaattttattaagcattatcGTGCGGCTCTCAAGAATTCTCTGATTACAGGAATACTGTTCATGAACAGTTGTATCTTTTGAGACGACATAATATCTTCCATTGCCGGACCTGAGATTTTGAGAATTGAGGTGAGCACAAAACATGTGCCCTCAAAATttaatattcatatttttttcgatataaatataataatatttgaaacatgaaatctagaaataaaatatagataaaatatatcatcaaaaataatatcgtaagcaaatactaaaaaaaattcaaacaaaatataaaattcatgtTTCGAACTAGTGCATAGTCACTTGAATATTATTTGTCTCGTATTTTTTGAATTAAAAGTATTGATTAAGTTTGCATAATCtaactttctaaaaaaaaaaaaaatcttcatagATAATATAGCTAACTCATTTAGTCTTTTTTGCGATATAGTTTATCGATAATAAGTTTTAATCAACTTCAACTTGAAAAAATTCCTTTCGATAGATGTAACTGGTATAATCAGCAAAACTTGATAAGCAATATAGTCATTTAGATAACAATTGTccattattttcaaataatttaagaTACTATTTGCTCTTTTTGCTTCTCCAGGTAATAAGTGTCTTAATAACTTTAGTTCTAGAAACAAATTTGACTCATCAATATCAGAACGTCCATCATGTgttaatgaattttaaaaattgacacaTGAACTCAAGAGACCATCATCATCAATAGATTACAACTTCTCCAAActaaatacaaattcaaagattttTTCATACTTTTGAAATTGCTCAAACTGAATTTGAAATGAAGAAAGAActtgatcaattataaatatgAAGTAATTAGCTCAAAAAGATTCGTTAATAGATTAAGATACATTTTCACTGCTGATCTCATTAAATTGTCTTTTTTTTCGAATGATGCCCTTTTCTTAGAAAATAGGTGCAATTTGTATTTTACTTGTAATATGTTCAACTATAATCAAGGTttgatcaaatttatattttttgaactattggagaaaagaaataagcttTTCCCTCTCTTCAGTGTGTGAATGTTTGATGAATCTGTTGATTTATTCTCTCTTATTTAACGTTTTTTTTAatatgtctatttcttttctaCATAATCACGCTTAAAACTAAGAtaggatattttttaaaatacaaattaAGATATGACTTATTTATCAACTAATACTTATGAATTTCTTAAAATTGGGCTTAGAAACATATCAAACTAAtaaggttttttaaaaaaatttggtgCCCCAAATTTTTATGGGCATGAGACACTTGCCTCACTTATTATACTATAGGTCCGACCCTAATGTCCTCatggcgtagcgcagacggtgggtgcatgatatctctggcgtaatgatcatggatcgattctcaggaactgcgACCTGAGGTTTATCCCGCCATGCATTTATAGCTTGTGTATCTATATGAACCTTCCTCTATATCCATAAAATCGATACTAGGAAGATCGTCTTAACGAATCTATTTTCTCGAGCCGACGTAATTAGAAATTCAATGAAAGATTGAATGTGGAACATaaacttataaaagaactagTACGGCTGGCGAAGGATAAACATGGCAAAAAATTAGATTATTAAAACAGAACTGGGCTTGCATGATTATTCATATATAGCCCACACCTCCCGCAATGTTGtcccaaaaaaataaataaataaataaaaccggAGAAGATCATCAATCTGCATGTTGACATGTTGTGAGCTGACTTTAAGTAAAAAATCAAAAACCTATGAACATTTTGTAAGGTAAGGTGCGAATGGGATATTCAAATAGCTTCGTACTAAGCGGTCCATTCAATCCGTCAATTGAGGTTGAATGTTCCAAATTATTAAATAAgttaaatagatttaattaaaattttatcaatacaGGTGAACCTAAAAGAATGACAGAGGTCAAGGCGGACCAGACTCGGATGGGCCTTGAGTaggaaaaaaacatgaaaaactcAAAATAGAAATAgacattaaattcaaatttagttatgaaataattaaatttaataaattaaggattttttttttatttttatgggcATGGCGTGTCTAACTCTCAATCTATCTTGGATTTGACTAAGTACttggatttttaaattaaaatattagggtgcgtttggtttacaccgttttcatttttattttttgaaaaacgcacgttttctagaaaacagaaaatgactttttgtcattctctgtttttctagaaaataataatcaaatttttagaaaacgcgcgcgaAAAACGAAAATcaaacaccatttttcagaaaacgcaCGTTTTccataaaatgaaaatgaaaaacgcgtgtaccaaacgcccccttaaatTTTCTCTAAATTTATTGTCCTCTTctccatttttcttttctttccagtATTCCCTTCTTCCCCTCatcttataataataataataataataataataataataataatatattttattattgaaatcgtttatttattatcaaaactACATCCCTTATCAtatcaattaatttttattttcaaactttCTGTGATGAGATGGATCAGCTCATGCATGGCAGGCCACTCAATTGACAGGATGGGATAGATTGACTCATCATCTCGAcgattaaaaaattttcaatccAACAAAATCCAAGACAAATTATAGGTTAGACGAACTAACCCATAGatctattaatttaaaaaaatatattaaaaaaaattatatcttcaacattctatttttaaaatatttcatcaattaaatatatatatctagaaataaatattttaaatataaatgggaGTATTCATACTtactaaaaattattatttttaatttcaaaattataacaaaggaaaataataaattgacataaaacttagtttacatGTATTTTTCAACCCGCGGACTAATACAAGTCCGTCGCAAGCCGACCCGCGCAGGTTGCGAGTCTAGGCATGTCAGCCCGCAAcgaacttgggttgataaaattccaatccAATTCGCTTGAATTATTTGGTGGGGCAGGATTACCCGATagacccaacccaaattgacaatTCTATAATTGTAACAGATATGATCCAATAGCCGTTACATAATTATAATAGTTACAATTAAGTAGATATTACATAATACTATAATTTTATAACCACTACAATTGCACAATATAATAATTACGGGACCATAGCTACTACAATATAATATTGATTGACGttgaatagaaataaaataacaattatgatttataactattataatataatataatataatataatattatattgACCGATGTTAACTACACGATCAATATTGACTAGAAAACTGCTTGCATTATATGGTTATGTAATTGATACATCATAGACAAGGGCGTAGTCAGGATCCAAATTTACCTGGGGTTGATCGTTGATCTCCGCTCAAATTCGTATCTACGCataatatgaaaatatatatcagaaaaaattaaaataatatttaataatgATAGTAACACGAAAGTATAAGAGATGACTAAAATTCAACTTGATGGATCAAATTGTAATCTCCCTATATTGATTATACTTTACAATTCTCCTTCCACCAGTGAAACAACTAATTTATGATGGTGCCGTTggagaaagaaaataagagaaaatttGTTATTGGTTTgactagaagaagagaaaaaaactgCTATCCTTGCTTTCACTAAAAGATACATAAAATCATAGAAGAAGTTGGGCGGCCAAAAACCTAGTTGGTATGATTGAAAGAGGGCAGTAAAGTGTGGCTCGgtgggagaggaagaaggagagagcaGCTAGGGATGCTGCTGTTATGTTgctggaaaaagaagaaaacaatggCAAGATTACATCTGTTGGAGAAGAAAGGAGTAGACTACAGTGGGAAAAGAAAAGGATGAGCGAAGAAAAACGAGaagggaaaagagaaaaaaaaaaaaaggcaaaggtCGGCATCGTACGCGGAAAGAAAATTTTCTCAAGAAATATCTTAAATCATTATCATCAATTTAACTCATTAAATTTGGTTCGATTTTAATTTAACTAtgtaacttaaaataattttaatttaaaccaatgaaattgcagataaggaggaaaaaaaaattcagatCTATCTGTTTTTCCATGGTTTCCACCTGATTCCTCCACAATTACCGTGGGATGGTGGGAATCCGATAATAATTAATTGTGATTCTTCTCTGGATTCATATTCTCATCCAAGTTATAATCTAAATCGTGACAGACTGCCGAAAGCGGCTAATGATGGATGGGACGACCGGGTTGTCGGATGCCAAGTGGGGGGCGACCTTCGGCCGCCTATCCCAACCTAAACTATATATAACCTATATGAGAATATAAATCCAGAAAAAGATTATAGTCAATTGCTACCGAATTCTAACCGAAATTTGATCACAATTACAGAGGGAACTAGGAGAAAATCATGAAAAGGTGGACTACAGAATCTATAGGTCAATGAACTCACGGAAATGATCCGTGAATTAATTATGagactaaaaaaaatattaataaatatcatagttattaaaaatttttgatgggtAGAGTCCACCTTAGCCAAGGATGGCTCCGTCCATTTACCGTCTTAATAATGAttagaattgaaataaatatattaaaatgtttaTTAAATCATAACTACTATAGTTCTATATCAACTATTTGATCGTAAGAGCTCCAACAACATCAAATATAAAAGTtatttttagaagaaaaaaaaaaatactcatgcGAGATGGGATGCTATTctcaataataaattaaaaaaaaaacaaaacaagaatgTCATcgtttcaataaaaaaaaagtcCATTTATTCATTGTGATGCTTTCTCGTGATGGTCTCGTCCTAAGGCACGCTGCCACCGAAGAAGAAAGGTTTAAAATGGAAAGAGAGTTCATATATCCAAATTCTATTTCGAACATTAAGATGATAATTTTTTCTGAATCTCATTAAAAGAATTTAATATCCGATCAAACAGAAGAGTTTTTTAGATTTTTAGACTCAATTAAATAATTAGATATTTgagtataaatatttttgaattctaATATGTAGATGGATGTGGTAAAAATCAGTAGCTACTTTCCcgattattttttaaagaatttaataaatatttataaatttattaaaataattttaattttaatatacttatatatatatagtaatatgATGATGTTAGTATAGGGatgagaataaaaataaaatacctaaTGGGTTGTGATGAATATATATAATAGATGGATATGGATATTGAGAATATGAAATTCAACTAAAATTTTACTCATTGTCATCCCTATCAGCCATAATCCATGTACTTGTGAGATTCATTCAAGCTTCATGGATTGCATCATAGGTTGCCCCTATAGATTAGCGTAGTTAGTATTTGTATGAATGTTTGTTTGAATAGATTTCATAGTTAATTTTTTAACAGATACAAAATATCTCATTGGATGTCTGACCTCATTCACATAAAGAATCGTGTGTTAGtgtaaaatatctaataatttatCTCTTATATTTTTTCGTGAGATCGATGATACTGAACCGTTTGAGGTAAATGATATCATATCTTATTATAATGGATCTCATCATAGATGCCTTCACAGATTGATATAGTTGACTCTGAGCATGAatatttactataataaattttgaaattatttttaactgatataaaaatattttattggagGTCGAACCTGATATAAACGATCGCTACCCTAAACTAAATAGATTGATATCGTTCCAAAAAATGTGAAGTCGTTTGAGAGGAACCATTGTTCTGGCGATCTATCTTTCCTAGAATACATTGCGTCGTAGATAGGCAGTGAGATGGTTACAAATGTCGATTATAACTGGAGGTGGAGCTGCAACACCACTCACTGTCAACATTTTAAGACTGGTGGGGTCCGCTCAACTGTCCGGATGGTAACTGATTACGCGCTAGACTATTTGCCCCCATGTAAACTTTTCTGTTCCGTCTTTGGATTTGCCAAGACTTTGAGGCATGCATTATTTTGGTAAagcattatatttttttatttaagactAGATATGTTGGTTCGATTGAATCAAATAGTGCTtgttagattgatcaatgtggaTGAGCCAGAAGATTGAACAAGTTGATTAATTTGGCCCGGTTAGACAAGCTGGTCACCTTGGATGAGTCGGTCAAACTAGTTGAGTTAGACCGATTAACGCGTTTCCTTCCGGTCCTTTCATTCATGGTCGAGGGACACTACGgcttttataaaataatatatggAGTTTAAGCTTCCGCCGTGGCTCGCCGTTTCTTTCCTTACGAAGAAGATGGCCGGCTGCCCTCTTCCACCTCTCCTCCGTCTTCCCGTTCTTCTACTCTTCCTCCCCCACCTCCCCCACGCCCAATCCCAGACGGTCACCACCAGTGAAGATACCTTCTCCCATAGCGTCCCTAATTACTTCTACTCTTTCGGCAACGGTGCTAATTTCTCGATATTCAACGACTCCGGCTACAGCCAGGGCACCCGCTATATCGCCTACGAAGACTCCATCTACCTCTTCAATAAATCCGGTCGAGTCTCCTACAACATGCCTTTTAAGCTTTGGCAGATggactcctcttcctcctccagcGCCACAACCAAGCAGGTCATGTACTTCAAAATAAACGTCTTCCGTATTGGCAACATGACCCCAGGCGAGGGCATGGCTTTCCTCGTCTCCTCCAACCTCGGCCTGGCGCCGCCGGGGAGCCACGGTGCCTTTCTCGGCCTCACCAATGCTTCCCTCAACGGGAACCCTGGCAACCACTTCGTCGCCGTTGAGTTCGACACCGTCAGGCAGGCCGATCTGGGCGACCCCAACGACAACCACGTCGGCCTCGACATCAACGGTGTGAACTCCACGAAGACATTCTCCGATTTGAACTTTTCGATCGCGCCTGTGAACGACACCAACTACACCGTCTGGATCGATTACGATGGTGCGATGCGCTATTTGCGCGTTTACATGGCGATCGAAAACAATCCAAAGCCGGCCTCCGCCATGCTAGAAGGGCCGATCGATCTCAGCGATTACCTGAAGCAGGAGTTGTACTTCGGGTTTGCCGCCTCGACGGGGACTAACTACGAGCTTAACCGCATGCTGTCGTGGAATCTGACCGTGCAGATGTTAACCGATGTCCGAAAAGGCGTGCCGGCCTGGAAGATTAGCGCGATCGTTGGGGGAGTCTTAGTGCTCGTGATGGCGCTTGGGGCTGGGCTATTTGTGTGGCTGAAGATGAGGAAGAGGATGCCGAGAGATGAGGCCGTCAGTAGCAGCAGCGCGCTGGTATTGGGTGCGGAGCTGAAGAGCCTACCGGGGATGCTGAGGGAGTTCGAGTTCGAGGACCTCGACAAGGCGACCAACAATTTCCACGAGAACATGAAGCTGGGCCAAGGGGGCTTCGGCGTGGTGTACCGGGGCGTGTTGCCTGAGGAGAACAAGGAGGTGGCCGTGAAGCGATTCTCCCGGGAAGGCACCAGCGCTCCCAACGACTTCCTCAAGGAACTCACCATCATCAACCGCCTTCGCCATAAGAACCTCGTCCCCCTTGTTGGTTAGTACGTCTTACCCAACTTTATCCCCTAAAAAACTTCGATTTTGTTTGCTAATTTTGCCGCAAAATCTTTTAATTTAACCTTTCTCATCTCTCTATATGAGATCCTAACGATGTTTATCATATAAAGAATACATGTTGACACTGTTCTACAATGCTTGCTTAGTATCCAAGTCTTTCCAGATGATTCCTCGGTGTTCTCTTTTGTTGATTTTTTAACTCAAAACCCAAGTTAATTAGTTGGTCAACGTTGATCGCCTGTAAGGTGGTACGAATTCTGAGAGAATTTCTTCAAAAATGCTTTGCGGCAGTAAACTCATAACGTGACCGATCATTTAGCACTACGCCAGAAGTGATTAGAGGTTAAGAAATTGACGATTCGTTTTACGTTGACAATCGTCGTCGTTGTTTGATCGCAGGATGGTGCCACACCGACAGTAGGCTGCTGCTGGTCTACGAGTACATGCCTAATGGCAGCCTTGACCACCATCTGTTCGACGGACCAAACAGCCAGCGGACGACGACCCTGAGCTGGGCGCGGCGATACAACGTGATCGCCGGCGTCGCCTGTGCACTCCACTACCTGCACGACTTGTACGATCAGAAGGTGGTGCACCGCGACCTGAAGGCCTCCAACATCATGCTCGACGCCAAGTTCAACGCGCGCCTCGGTGACTTCGGCCTCGCGCGTGCCATCGAGTCCAACCATACTTCCTACGCCGAGCTGGAGATGGGCGGCGTCCCCGGCACCTTGGGCTACATCGCTCCGGAGTGCTTTCAGACCGGCAGGGCCACCCGGGAGTCCGACATTTTCGGCTTCGGCGCCGTGGTGCTCGAGGTCGTCTGCGGCCGCCGCCCTCGCTGCGACATCGACGGCTTCCTGTTCCTATGCGACTGGGTGTGGAAGCTCTTCCGCGAAGGACGCATCCTGGAGGCCGTCGACGCCCGCCTGGGGGAGGACTACGACCCCGAGGACGCTCGCCGTCTTCTCCTCCTCGCCCTGGCCTGCAGCCATCCGATTTCGTCGGAGCGGCCGAAGACGGAAGAGACGGTGCAAATCATCTCCCGCGCACTGGCGCCGCCAGCTGTCCCGCACTTCAAGCCTCCATTCGTGTGGCCGTCCTCCCCTGCCACGCCGGGGGCATCGAGTGGGGGCACCTTCGTCTCAGCCAGGGCGTCGTCATTCGAAGCCTCACCCACGCGGCGGAGTCCGCATCTCCCCGACGGAGACGAAAACGTGGCGCCTACAGACACCTTCCTTACTGCATCATCGTCCCCGAATTGACCGGTCAGGTGCTGACTTGGCCACTTGGCGGTCGTCCATTTCTCTTGtccaattgttttttttttttaattctgcaTTCCGTTTCTCCTCGCATTGGGATCCACTCTCTGGCATATTTTTCAAGCCGGTGTATTTAGAGGGAGATGCATATAgatataaatttgaaaatatatgtACTTATATAAATCTTTTTTTATATTGATAAAGCTGATATTAGAGGGACCGCGAAGGTAATGAATCTACCTTTGTTATAAGAATGTTTTCTTCTGACTTTATTTTAGCCGCTATAGCCTCAACTGTTACCAGTGTAGCAGCACAGTTAGAATTACTAAAATGTATAATAGTTATcattatagttaaaataaattacCAGTGTGGTAGCACAGTTAAAAtaaattagtttagtttttattcaatttagttaaaattatttcttattatatattttttattgtattatattaattttaattaatattagagaagttttaattataactATTTAATAATTTAAGTATATTAGAGCAACTATAGTCTGTTATAACAAATACTCAAAATGGAACTATTTTTGGATATATAAGAACcctcttttaatatttttaaaaataggatAATCTTTTCAATGTAAGTAAAAGTAGaggatgtttttttttaaaaaaaaaacaatatatccttattttttatgaaaaaaaaacaattatttttaaCTAAAATGAAGTGAGGGGAATTAACAAGTTCTTTGTCCTACCTTGAAAAGATATTTATTCtttattttactttgaatttattttaaaatatttcaaatggtatgtacaagaaaaactaattcagcagttttattatttaa from Zingiber officinale cultivar Zhangliang chromosome 4A, Zo_v1.1, whole genome shotgun sequence includes the following:
- the LOC121970137 gene encoding probable L-type lectin-domain containing receptor kinase S.7, translating into MEFKLPPWLAVSFLTKKMAGCPLPPLLRLPVLLLFLPHLPHAQSQTVTTSEDTFSHSVPNYFYSFGNGANFSIFNDSGYSQGTRYIAYEDSIYLFNKSGRVSYNMPFKLWQMDSSSSSSATTKQVMYFKINVFRIGNMTPGEGMAFLVSSNLGLAPPGSHGAFLGLTNASLNGNPGNHFVAVEFDTVRQADLGDPNDNHVGLDINGVNSTKTFSDLNFSIAPVNDTNYTVWIDYDGAMRYLRVYMAIENNPKPASAMLEGPIDLSDYLKQELYFGFAASTGTNYELNRMLSWNLTVQMLTDVRKGVPAWKISAIVGGVLVLVMALGAGLFVWLKMRKRMPRDEAVSSSSALVLGAELKSLPGMLREFEFEDLDKATNNFHENMKLGQGGFGVVYRGVLPEENKEVAVKRFSREGTSAPNDFLKELTIINRLRHKNLVPLVGWCHTDSRLLLVYEYMPNGSLDHHLFDGPNSQRTTTLSWARRYNVIAGVACALHYLHDLYDQKVVHRDLKASNIMLDAKFNARLGDFGLARAIESNHTSYAELEMGGVPGTLGYIAPECFQTGRATRESDIFGFGAVVLEVVCGRRPRCDIDGFLFLCDWVWKLFREGRILEAVDARLGEDYDPEDARRLLLLALACSHPISSERPKTEETVQIISRALAPPAVPHFKPPFVWPSSPATPGASSGGTFVSARASSFEASPTRRSPHLPDGDENVAPTDTFLTASSSPN